Below is a window of Halolamina sp. CBA1230 DNA.
TGTGGCGCGGACGGGCTCGAGTGGAAGGAGATCTCGGAGATCGACGCCGGCGATCACGTGGCCGTCCCGTCGTACACGAACGTCGAGCGAACGTCGCCCGATCCGATGGCGTTCGTCGAGTTCACCGAAGAGAAACTGAAACCCAGCGAGGAGTCGGCAACGATGCTCGTCGACAGCCTCCGGGAGGAGTTCGGAACTCTCCGAGACGCGGCCGCGGCTCTCGATCTCCCGGAAGACTTCGTCTACGACTCGCTACGGAACCGCCACCTGCCCCAGGATCGCCTCGACACCGTGCTCGACGCGATCGGCGCGGACCGCGAGGAGATCGATATCGAGCGGGCGATGCTCCGGCACGGCGGAGGTGTCCGAGTACCCGACAGTTTCGACGCGGACCTCATGTACCTCGTCGGGTTAGTGTTCGGTGATGGCGACGTAACCGTCTCGCGGCGCGGCGGAAACCGCGGTCAGGTCCGCATCTCGAACAGCGACGAGGAACTGCTTCGGGAAGCCGCGGAGATCATGGCCGAGAAGTTCGACAAGCGCCCGGAGATCGAGTACCAGGACGACCGCGTTCCCTGTATCCGCCTCCACAGCGCGACCGTCGCCCGCTTCTTCAGCAACGTCGGTGTCGAGTCACCCAAAGACGACATCGCACTCGATCCGCGACTCACGACTGCCGAACACGCCGACGCGTTCCTGCGCGGACTGTTCGACGCCGACGGATCGGTCTGTGGCCGCGACGACGGCGGATCGAGCGTGCAGTTCTCGACCGTCTGCTCACGGCTCGCCGAGCAGGTCCAACTGATGCTCGAAACGTACGGCATCCGCTCGCGGACGCGCGATCGCGACCGACGCGGGACGTACGAGCGTGCCGACGGCCACGAGATCGAGTCCACCTCCGTACAGACCCACCTCGCGATCTACGGCACGGAACTGGACACGTTCGCCGAGGAGATCGGCTTCCGTTCGACCACCAAATCCGACGCGCTCTCGGAGATCGTCAAGGACGTTCCCCGCCGGGGAGAACGACTCCCAGTCGGGGACGCCCTCCTCCGTGCCGACGGTGCTGGCGGACCGTTCTACCAGAATCTCAACCGCGGGGACAACCCGAGCCGGGCCCGCGCGAGGGAGATGCTCGGCGACCGTGACCTCGGCGACATCGAACCGATCGTCGAGGAGGCCGTCGAGGCCGACCTCGTCTGGGACGAAGTCGTCGCTACGGAGGACACCGGCGAGAAGGAAGTGTTCGACCTGACGGTGCCCGAGACGCACAACTTCCTCGGGAACGGTCTCGTCACGCACAACACTGCGGCGGCTGTACGCGACGACTTCGGCGACGGCCAGCAGTGGACCCTCGAAGCGGGCGCGCTCGTGCTCGCGGACAAGGGGATCGCCGCCATCGACGAACTGGACAAGATGGATTCGGGGGACCGCTCCGCGATGCACGAGGGGCTGGAGCAGCAGAAGATCTCGGTCTCGAAGGCCGGCATCAACGCGACCCTCAAGAGCCGGTGTTCGCTGCTCGGCGCCGCGAACCCGAAGTACGGCCGGTTCGACCAGTACGAGCCCATCGGCGAGCAGATCGACCTCGAGCCCGCGCTGATCTCGCGGTTCGACCTGATCTTCACCGTCACCGACCAGCCCGACCCCGAGCACGACAGCCGGCTGGCCGAGCATATCCTGAAAACCAACTACGCCGGGGAGCTCCACACCCAGCGCCAGCAGAACCCCAACTCGGAGTTCACCGAGGAGGAGGTCGAGAACGTCACCGAGGAGGTGGCGCCGGACATCGAGGCCGACCTGCTGCGGAAGTACATCGCCTACGCGAAGCGCAACGTCTACCCGACGATGTCCGACGAGGCCAAAGACGCGATCGAGGAGTTCTACGTCGATCTACGGGCGAAAGGCGCCGACGAGGACGCCCCCGTCCCCGTCACCGCCCGGAAGCTGGAAGCGCTGGTTCGGCTCGCGGAGGCCTCCGCGCGGGTCCGGCTCTCGGACACCGTCGAGGAGCAGGACGCGGACAAGGTGATCGGGATCGTCCGGGACAGTCTGGAGGACATCGGCGTCGACCCCGAGACCGGGGAGTTCGACGCCGACGTGGTCGAGACGGGCACCAGCAAGTCCCAGCGCGACCGGATCAAGAGCGTGAAGGCGCTGATCAGCGACATCGAGGAGGAGTACGACGAGGGCGCGCCGGTCGAAGAGGTGCTCGACCGTGCCGGCGAGGTCGGGATGGACGAGGACAAAGCCGAGAAGGAGATCGAGAGCCTGCGCAAGAAGGGCGAGCTGTACGAGCCCGTCCAGGGCCACCTCCGGACGACGTAGCACCAGTCACGGCTCGTGACCGGCGCCGAACTTCGGTTCGGCGCTCGGAGCGTGCTGCCGTGACTGTGTAACACTGACCACCGCTCGGGACGCTTATGGTCCCGGCACCGTCACACACCACCGACGTGGACCACATCTCCGCGCTGCGCAACATCGAGGAAGCGTTGCGGGCGTTCGAGGACGGCGAGGCCGACCTGGCGACCACCCAGCGCCGCGTGCAGTCGGTGCTCCAGAGCTACGCCACCGAGTTCGAGGCCGAGACGCGCCGGCCCTACCGAGCCCACGGCGAGGCGCCGGCCGACGGTGTCGTCGTGGTCGCGCCGGACGCCGAAACCGCCAGCGAGCGCGTCGAGGCGCTCGCCGACGCCGAGTCGGCGTCGTTCGACGTCGAACCGCTCTGACTGTTCTCACGACTGAAAAGTCGAAAAGGCTTTGTTACCACCGTGTCACGATACAGCAGAGAGGCACGCCCGTGACTGCAACGCAGACCGACGAGACGCTATCCGAACGCTTGACGGGCGCGAACAGCACCCTGCTCCTCACCTCGTCGTTCACCGACGAGGAACACTGCGCGGAGCTCCTCAACCCGGACGCCGCTGCCGAGACGAACGTGCTCTGGGTGTCCTACACCAAATCCCCCGACAAACAGCTCCGGCGCTGGCGCGAACACACCGACGAGCGGCCGGCGGAGATGGGGATGGTGAGCGTCGAGGACTCCACGCGCTCGGTCGCCGCCGAGACCGGGGGGAACGGCGGTCCCGGGGGCCCGTCGCTTCCGGAGACGAACGCACCCGTCGAGACGGTGAACAGTCCGAACGATCTGACCGGGCTGGGCATCCGTATGACCGAGTTCCTCACCGACTGGGAGGGGAACGACAACCGAACCGTCGTCTGTTTCGACTCGCTGACCGCGCTGCTGCAGTACGTCGAACTCGAGACCGCCTACGAGTTCCTCCACATCGTCACCGGCCGGATGGCCAAGACCGACGCGTTCGCCCACTTCCACATGGATCCCGAGGCCCACGACGACCAGACCGTCGCGATCGTCACGAGCCTGATGGACGCAGTCGTCGAGGTCGACGCGAACGGCGAGAGAAGTATCCGGACACGCAAGTCTTAATTTCCTCAGCGTGTAGCAGCATCCAATGCTGCTGGTCGCGACGTACTCGAGAGGGGCACGGACGAGTCTGCGGAACGTCTGTCGAAGCCACGAGGGGACCACGGTCCGGCAGTTCGGCCGGGCGGCGCTGCTCGCGGAAACGGAGTTCGGGGCGTTTCTCGCCCTCCGCCTGCGGGAGAAACACGGCGACGACGTCCAGATCGAACGCACCGAGCCGCTGAACGAGTTCGCGTCGGTTCCCGCGCCGGTGCGCGAGGCCGCGACGGCGTACGAGTCCCGGGACCACCGGAGCACGCCGTATCCGAAGTTCGCGGCCGGCACCGACCACCCCGATCCCGGAGCGATGCAGGATCGGGAGCTCTGATGCGGGTCGTCGCGGAGGGCGGGGAGCGAACAGTCGCCGACGGCCGCGCGGTCGACCTCCGGGAGATGTCGTACTCGCCGGAGACGGTCCGGACGGCGATACGGAACGAGAGCACGGTGCTGGCGGTCGACTGTCCAACCCCGTCGCGGTGGTGGGAGCAGCTCGGCACCCCGGACGACGACACCGAAGCGCTCTCCCGGATCGTCGCCGCCGCACGCTCCCGAGGCCACCGACCGCCCGTCGAACGCGCGCTGGCTGCCGCGGAGCGAGAGCTGCAGAAGCTCACGGTCGAGGAAGTCGACACCACCTCGACGCGTCGGCGCCTCGCCGAGGCCGGGACCGAGGTCGAACGTCTCCGAGAGGCGGTCGCGAGCGCGCGCGGCCGGCTCCAGAGCCGCCAGGAGATGGACGCCGACACGACCGACGCCGAGGCGGCGCTCGGGGACGCCACCCGGCAGCTCTCGGAGGCCGAGACCGAGCGCGTCGCCGCCGAACAGGCCCACGAGGCCGCACAGCGCCGCGCACGCGAGGCTCGTAAGACCCGCGAACGACGGCTCGAACTGCAGGACCGCGTCGCCAACCGTCGGCAGGAAGCCCGACGCGCGCTGGTGGAGGCGGTCGACGACGCGTTCGCGGCCGCCGTCGACGCCGTCCCGGGCGATACAACGCTCTCGACTGACCCACTGGATGTCGAAGATGACGAGGTGACAGCGGCGCTCGCGGCGGTCCGGATCGCCGATCTCCGTGCGCCCGTCGTCGACGCGACGGGGCGGTTCGACAGCGCGGCGGCGGCCGCGGACGCGCTCGACGCAGCCGTGATCCGACTCTGACCGCGACCTTTTGGCGGAGTACGCAGCACTCCCACAGATGGATATCGACTGGACACAGGAGTCCGTTGCAGGGGTGACGCTGGTCCGCGCACGCCTCCGGAACGAGCGCGCGACCGACCGCCGAGTCAGTCTGCGGAACCGGCTCGACGGGCCCGTGCTCCCGCCACGTCGGCACGGCACGCCCGAAGCCGGCTGGGATCGCGGGGGCGTGACGACGGTCGTCCCCGCCGGCGACACCGTCGCGCTGGGGTACGCCTGTCCGGCAGCGACCGCCGAGCCCCCCGTAACTGTCGAGGAGGTCGACCCCGCCGACGGGAGTACGAGCGACAGTACGCCCGAAGCCGCCGTCCGTGATCTCGGCGATCACCGGCCGCCGCGGGCGGTGCTGGGCGGCGAGAACGACGGCGGGCGGAGGGAGCCGACTGAGTCGGACCCTCGATGCCCGACGTCCGACGACGTTCCGAACGCGCCCGACGAACGCCAGAAACCCCAACGCTCGGCCTCGCTCCCCGACGACGCCGAGTCGCTCCTCGACCGGTACCGGACGCGGATCCGGACCGCCGAGGCGCTGAACGCCGCCGGGATCGTCGAGGCGACCACGCTGCTGGACGCGAACGGCGGCCTCGGGGGCGTGGAATCGCTCGCGGTCGGCCTCGACGCCGACGCGCGGGAGCTTCGGACGGTGGCGCGGCTTGCGGACGCGCTGGCCGACCGCGCGGTGGCGACCGCCCCGCCGACCGACGCACTCCGGAGGCTGTCGTGATCCTGGCGGTCGCGAGCGGAAAAGGCGGCGTCGGGAAGTCGACGGTCGCGTACAACCTCGCGGCCGCGCTGGACGCGATCGTCGTCGACGGCGACCTCGGGATGGCGAACCTCCCGGCCGACCGCGGGCCGACGCTGCACGACGTCCTGGCCGGGCGCGCCGACCCACAGGAGGCCGTCCAGGCGGGGCCCGTGACCGTGCTCCCCTGTGGCCGCTCGCTGGCGGGCGCCCGCGCGGCCGACGTGTCGAACCTAGGCGACGCGCTGGCTCCGGTCGAACGCGAGCACGGAACCGTCGTGATCGACTGCCCCGCCGGACTGCGCGCGGACGTGGGCGTGCCGCTGGCGGTCGCTGACGCCGCCGTCGTCGTCGCCGCGCCGGAGCCGTTCGCGCTCGCGGACGCGCTCCGCACCCGGGAGCTGGCCCGGGAACTCGACGCGCCGCTGTCGGCCGTGGCGCTGAACAGGGTGGTCGACGACCCGCCGACGCCGACGGTCCGCTCGGCGCTCGGCGCGCCCGTGGCGTCGATCCCGGCCGACCCGCGGCTCGGCCGCTCGATCGAGGCCGAGGAGCCGGTCGTCGACGCCGCGCCGGCGAGCGAACCCGCGGCCGCGGTCTCGTCGCTGGCGGCGCAGGTCGAACGGAACAGTTGATTCGAGAAAGCCGCGGGGTCAGTCCTGTAGCGCCTGATACGTCGTCCGAACGGTGACAGACGTCACGTCGGCCACGGCGGCGGCCTCGGCCTGCGTGACCGTCTCGTTCTCGCGTCGGGCAGCGAGGTAGAGCGCGCCCGCCGCGACGCCGCCGGGGTTGCGCCCGTTGGCGTGACCCGACTCGACCGCTTCCTCCGCGAGGTCGCGGGCGCGCCGGCGGACCGCCTGCCCGAGGTCGAGTTCGCTGGCGAAGCGCGCGACGAACTCCGCGGGCTCGGCCGCCGAGACGGGCAGTCCGAGTTCGCGGTTCATCGCATCGTAGGCCGCACGGTGTTCGTCGGCGGTGGCTTTCGCCGCGTCGAGCACCTCCGCAGTCGTGCGAGAGACGCCCGCGACCCGGCAAGCGGCGTACACCGCCGCGCTGGCGAACCCCTCGATCGAGCGCCCGCGCAGCAGGTCCTCGTTCTGTGCGGACTCGAACAGCGAACAGGACTGGTCGCGGATGCGGTCGGGGAGTTCGAGCGCCCCCATCAGCCGTCGGATCTCGGTGAACCCGTACACCTGATTGCGCTCGCGCTTCGAGCGGATCTGCGTCCGGCGGTGCTGACGGCGCAGGCGGGACCACTTGCGGTTCTTCCCGCGGCCGTCGCGCCCGATCTCCGTCGAGAGCCCCCGGTCGTGGCGGGAGCGAGTGAGCGGGGCGCCACACCGCGCAGGGTTGCGGTCGTCGTCCTCGAAGCTCCGCCATTCGGGGCCGCGGTCGAGCCGGTCCGTCGAGACGATCAGCCCGCAGCTCGCACAGACCGTCTCGTCGCCGTCGGCGGTCAGTCTCCCGTCGCATTCCGGACATCCCGTAGAGCGCGTCGTGCTCATACTCGAAGATCGGTCCCGATCGGATACATAAACCCGGGTGGTTCCGGGGGTTTCGGAGCCGATCCCGTCCGTCGAACGTACCGATTATCGGTACGTTCTCTGGCCGGCTCAGACAGATGATAGTTCAATAGCAGAAACGTTTAAACTATATCCCGAAGAACGGTCGCGTATGACGCTCGAGGAGATCGCCGCCGGCATCGAGGTGACCGCCGAGCAGGAGGCCCGCGGCGTCGCCGCCGTCGACGAGACGGGCGAGGTGCTGGTCGAGCGCCTCCGTCCCCACGCTGGGGCGCTTCCCTGTACGCCGGAGGCGGCGGCGACGGTCGTCGAGACCCACGCGGCCGGGACGAGCGTCGGCAAGAGCGCACGCGAGGCCGGGGTCGCACCCGTGACGGCCGCGAAGGCGCTGCACCGCTGTGGCGTCTCGGGCGTGACGCCGCTGTCGCCGATGGCCCGCGAGATCGTCCGTAACTGGCAGGCCGGCGAACTCTCCCGTGCCGAGGCGCTCGAACTGACCGGCGCGAGCGAGGCGGAGTTCGCGCTGGGGAGCTACATCGAGAGCCACGACCCCGACCCGGAGCTGTCGGCCGCGGTCGCGGACGTCGGGAGCCCCACGGACGACGACCCGCTGGCCGACGCGGTCGGCGACGTCGACGAACTGTTCTAGTCGCGCAGCGAGTCCACCGCCTCCACCAGTCCGCCCTCCGCGAGCGGCAGATCGAGCTCACGGTCGAGAACGGCGTCGGCAGCGACGGCGAGCGCGTCGACTCCCGCCTCGGTCTCGAGGCCGGCGGGCGTCCCCGCGTCGAACTGGGGGAGCACCGCGTCGGCGTCGTTCTCGGGGAACGCCGCCGCGCCCGTGCGGTCGACCGCGACCACCGCGTCAGCGCTCGTCTCGACGTCCTGCAGGCGACCGCGGAGCATCTGCGCCGCGTCGACCCCACGTTCCGAGGCCGGAGTGACGACGGCGACCCGTTCGGCGGCCGTGACGGCCGCGACCGCCGGGTTGGAACCCAGCGGCGGCGTGTCGACCAGCACGCGGTCGAACTCGCTCGCCGCCTCGTCGATCCGGCGTTCCAGTTCCTGAGCGGCCTCGGCTGTCTTCGCCCGTGCGAGTCGCTCGAACGGCGCCCGAGCCGGGAGGCAGGCGATCCGCCCCGGCTCGGGGAGTTCGTCCGTATCGAGCGCGGCGCGCTCGGCGTCCGGTTCGTACTCGACCAGCGCCTCGGCGAGCGGTCGGTCGCCCCCGTCGGTGACGAGTTCGGTCATGTCAGGGTCGATCCGCCCCGAGAAGTGGCGGGCGAGCCCCTGCATGTCGTAGGCGGCGTCGACGACCGCCACGTCCTCACCGGCCGCCGCGAGTGCGCCAGCGAGTTCGAGACACGTTCGGGTCGTCCCTGTGCCGCCGGCCGCGCCGACCAGCGCCGCAGTCGTTGCCGACATACGCTTCGTTTCCCACGGTCCGATTGAAAAACTCTGTGTCGCCGCGTGAATCGAAGCGCTACCGCTCGCGTACCGCTTCGGCGATCTCGTCGAGTTCGTCCTCGGATGGCTGCTCGCTGCTGGGGTTGATCGCGTGGAACGGGCCGCCGCCGTCGCCCTCGAACCGCGGAACGAGATGGACGTGCGTGTGGGGCACCTCCTGGCCCGCCGCCTCGCCGTCGTTGATCCCGATCGAGACCGCGTCGGCGTCGACGGCGTCCTCGACGGCCGCGGAGAGGTCGTGGACCGCGTCGAACAGGTCGGCGGCCTCGTCGCCCGGGATCTCGTTCAGGCGCCCGTAATGCTGCTTGGGCACGACGAGGGTGTGCCCGGGCGCGAGCGGGTTCGCGTCGAGGAACGCGACGGCGTGGTTGGTCTCTCTCACGATCCGGCCAGGGATGTCGCCGGCGACGATGCTACAGAAGATGCAGTCCTCGCTCATACACGGCCGTTGGGTTCGTCGGGGTATGAAGATAATGGCGCCTCAGCCCTCCACCGCCGCGTCGAGCACCGTGCGCAGATCGTCGAGGTACGCCTCGCGGTCGTACCCGAGCCGCGAGAGCCAGACGTCCCGGTAGGCGGGGTGGAGGATCGGCACGAGCATCACGTCCAGCGAGTCGAGACGGACCGGTTCGAGCACGCTGTCCACGAACCCGTCGACCGTCCGGTCCTCGAACGCGAGCATCGACGCCGCGGCGTGTTTACCCGTGGCGACGACGGCGTCGGGGTCGACGTGGTCGATC
It encodes the following:
- a CDS encoding P-loop NTPase, whose translation is MILAVASGKGGVGKSTVAYNLAAALDAIVVDGDLGMANLPADRGPTLHDVLAGRADPQEAVQAGPVTVLPCGRSLAGARAADVSNLGDALAPVEREHGTVVIDCPAGLRADVGVPLAVADAAVVVAAPEPFALADALRTRELARELDAPLSAVALNRVVDDPPTPTVRSALGAPVASIPADPRLGRSIEAEEPVVDAAPASEPAAAVSSLAAQVERNS
- a CDS encoding transcription initiation factor IIB family protein — encoded protein: MSTTRSTGCPECDGRLTADGDETVCASCGLIVSTDRLDRGPEWRSFEDDDRNPARCGAPLTRSRHDRGLSTEIGRDGRGKNRKWSRLRRQHRRTQIRSKRERNQVYGFTEIRRLMGALELPDRIRDQSCSLFESAQNEDLLRGRSIEGFASAAVYAACRVAGVSRTTAEVLDAAKATADEHRAAYDAMNRELGLPVSAAEPAEFVARFASELDLGQAVRRRARDLAEEAVESGHANGRNPGGVAAGALYLAARRENETVTQAEAAAVADVTSVTVRTTYQALQD
- a CDS encoding ParA family protein, with product MSATTAALVGAAGGTGTTRTCLELAGALAAAGEDVAVVDAAYDMQGLARHFSGRIDPDMTELVTDGGDRPLAEALVEYEPDAERAALDTDELPEPGRIACLPARAPFERLARAKTAEAAQELERRIDEAASEFDRVLVDTPPLGSNPAVAAVTAAERVAVVTPASERGVDAAQMLRGRLQDVETSADAVVAVDRTGAAAFPENDADAVLPQFDAGTPAGLETEAGVDALAVAADAVLDRELDLPLAEGGLVEAVDSLRD
- a CDS encoding HIT family protein, giving the protein MSEDCIFCSIVAGDIPGRIVRETNHAVAFLDANPLAPGHTLVVPKQHYGRLNEIPGDEAADLFDAVHDLSAAVEDAVDADAVSIGINDGEAAGQEVPHTHVHLVPRFEGDGGGPFHAINPSSEQPSEDELDEIAEAVRER